The Niastella koreensis GR20-10 genome includes a window with the following:
- a CDS encoding NADH-quinone oxidoreductase subunit C has product MALTNEYIKQRLTEKFGDQVQNFQEPYGMLTFEAPRELNLKVLQYLYDEDALAFRFMTDLQAVHYPDNKGRELAVVYHLHSLTENVRIRFKVFTDIQTPDVFSATALFSAANWMERETYDFYGVNFVGHPNLKRILNVDEMDYFPMRKEFPLEEQTRVDKDDDMFGR; this is encoded by the coding sequence ATGGCTTTAACGAACGAATATATCAAACAGCGGTTAACTGAAAAGTTTGGCGATCAGGTTCAAAACTTTCAGGAGCCTTATGGAATGCTCACTTTTGAAGCGCCCAGGGAGTTAAATCTGAAAGTACTTCAATACTTATATGATGAGGATGCACTGGCTTTCCGGTTTATGACCGATTTGCAGGCAGTTCACTATCCCGATAATAAAGGACGTGAGCTGGCGGTAGTATATCACCTGCACAGCCTGACTGAAAATGTGCGCATCCGGTTTAAAGTGTTCACCGATATTCAGACGCCAGATGTTTTCAGCGCCACCGCGCTGTTTTCTGCGGCTAACTGGATGGAAAGAGAAACTTATGATTTTTACGGAGTGAACTTTGTAGGCCATCCCAATCTGAAACGGATCCTGAACGTGGATGAAATGGATTATTTCCCCATGCGCAAGGAGTTTCCGCTGGAAGAACAAACCCGCGTTGATAAGGACGATGATATGTTTGGACGTTAA
- a CDS encoding NADH-quinone oxidoreductase subunit D: MSDHHIKLPEGSIEKQTTTLNLGPTHPATHGVFQNILELDGERIISAEQTVGYIHRAFEKIAERRPLYQITPLTDRLNYCSAPINNMGWHLTCEKLLGVKTPKRVDYLRIIIMELARISDHLICNSIVGVDTGAYTGFLYVMQYRELIYEIYEEVCGSRLTTNIGRIGGFERNFTNTAFEKIEKFLQEYPKVLKEFENLFTRNRIFMERTIGCGPISAERALNYGFTGPNLRAAGVDYDVRVHTPYSSYEDFNFEIPVGTTGDCYDRYLVRNGEMWQSLSIIEQAMRKLREFKGKDAEIFHADVPEYYLPEKKDVYTKMEALIWHFKIIMGEIDIPAGEVYQSVEGGNGELGYYLITDGGRTPYRLHFRRPCFIYYQAYEELTKGSMLSDAIIVMSSLNLIAGEMDA; the protein is encoded by the coding sequence ATGAGCGATCATCATATAAAATTACCCGAAGGCTCCATTGAGAAGCAGACCACAACCCTTAATCTGGGGCCTACTCACCCGGCTACGCATGGTGTATTCCAGAACATCCTTGAACTGGATGGCGAACGCATCATCTCTGCCGAACAAACCGTAGGTTATATTCACCGTGCGTTTGAAAAGATAGCGGAGCGCAGACCGTTGTATCAGATCACCCCGCTTACCGACAGGTTAAACTATTGCTCAGCACCCATCAACAACATGGGCTGGCACCTGACCTGCGAAAAGCTGCTGGGTGTTAAAACACCCAAACGGGTCGATTACCTGCGCATCATCATCATGGAACTGGCGCGTATCTCCGATCACCTCATTTGTAACTCAATTGTAGGGGTTGATACCGGTGCTTATACGGGCTTTTTGTATGTGATGCAATACCGCGAACTTATTTACGAAATATACGAGGAAGTATGCGGTTCCCGCCTTACCACCAACATTGGCCGTATTGGCGGTTTTGAAAGAAATTTCACCAACACTGCCTTTGAGAAGATCGAGAAATTCCTGCAGGAATATCCCAAAGTATTAAAGGAATTTGAGAACCTGTTCACGCGTAACCGCATCTTCATGGAACGCACCATTGGCTGTGGACCTATCAGTGCCGAAAGAGCGCTGAACTATGGTTTTACCGGGCCAAACCTGCGCGCTGCAGGCGTTGATTACGATGTTCGGGTGCACACTCCATACAGCAGCTACGAAGATTTTAATTTTGAAATACCTGTTGGTACTACCGGTGACTGTTACGATCGTTACCTGGTTCGTAACGGGGAAATGTGGCAATCCCTGAGCATCATCGAGCAGGCCATGCGTAAACTAAGAGAGTTCAAAGGAAAAGATGCCGAGATCTTCCACGCCGATGTACCGGAATATTATTTGCCCGAGAAGAAGGATGTATACACCAAGATGGAAGCGCTGATCTGGCACTTCAAGATCATCATGGGAGAGATCGATATACCTGCCGGTGAAGTATACCAGAGTGTAGAAGGCGGCAATGGCGAATTAGGCTATTACCTGATCACAGATGGTGGACGTACCCCTTACCGGTTACACTTCCGTCGTCCGTGCTTTATATATTACCAGGCATATGAAGAACTGACAAAGGGTTCCATGCTGAGTGATGCGATCATTGTAATGAGTAGCCTGAACCTGATTGCAGGTGAAATGGATGCGTAA
- the nuoE gene encoding complex I 24 kDa subunit family protein encodes MAQFSAEKLTKVNEIIARYPAGKQKSALIPILHIAQEEFGGWLSSETMDYVASLLNLEPIEVYEVATFYSMYNLKPVGKYVFEVCQTGPCMLNGSDDIIEYIKNKLGIKVGETTADGLFTLKTVECLGACGYAPMMQLGKHYREHLTKEKIDAIITECERNAVTNN; translated from the coding sequence GTGGCTCAATTTTCTGCGGAGAAATTAACTAAGGTAAACGAGATCATTGCACGCTATCCTGCCGGAAAGCAGAAAAGCGCCCTGATACCAATATTGCATATAGCACAGGAAGAATTTGGTGGCTGGTTGAGTTCAGAAACCATGGATTATGTGGCTTCCTTACTCAATCTTGAACCAATTGAGGTGTATGAAGTAGCTACGTTTTATTCCATGTACAACCTGAAACCGGTAGGTAAATACGTTTTTGAAGTATGCCAAACCGGTCCGTGTATGTTGAATGGCAGCGACGACATTATTGAATATATAAAGAACAAGCTGGGCATTAAAGTAGGAGAGACAACCGCTGATGGGTTGTTCACTTTGAAAACAGTTGAATGCCTGGGCGCCTGTGGCTATGCACCCATGATGCAATTGGGCAAACATTACCGCGAGCACCTGACCAAAGAGAAGATCGACGCGATCATTACAGAGTGTGAGAGAAACGCTGTGACGAATAATTAA
- the nuoF gene encoding NADH-quinone oxidoreductase subunit NuoF: MGRKLLLEKAHVPGIRSYDVYRREGGYRSVEKALKTMSPDQVTEEVKKSGLRGRGGAGFPAGMKWSFLAKPEGVPRYLVCNADESEPGTFKDRYLMEFIPHLLVEGLIVSSYALGSNKTFIYIRGEYAWIVDILEQAIAEAKNNGFLGKNILGTGFDLEIYVQRGAGAYICGEETALLESLEGKRGNPRIKPPFPAVKGLWDSPTVVNNVETIAAVVPIINITGEEYAKIGVGKSTGTKLISACGNINKPGVYEIDMTISVEEFIYSDEYCGGIAHGKKLKACIPGGSSVPILPANMLLKTAKGENRMMNYESLSDGGFATGTMMGSGGFIVLDEDQCVVRHTLTLARFYRHESCGQCSPCREGTGWMEKILKNIEYGKGKKSDIDLLWDIQRKIEGNTICPLGDAAAWPVAAAIRHFRDEFEWHVQYPNAAQNRNYGLAHYADPLPIASAPKA; this comes from the coding sequence ATGGGAAGAAAACTATTATTAGAAAAAGCGCATGTTCCGGGTATCCGCAGTTACGATGTTTACCGTCGTGAAGGCGGATATCGCAGTGTTGAAAAAGCGCTCAAGACCATGAGTCCCGACCAGGTAACCGAAGAAGTAAAGAAGAGTGGTTTGCGCGGCCGCGGTGGCGCGGGTTTCCCTGCGGGTATGAAATGGAGCTTTCTGGCCAAGCCGGAAGGCGTTCCCCGTTACCTGGTTTGCAATGCCGACGAATCTGAGCCTGGTACTTTCAAAGACCGCTACCTGATGGAATTTATTCCGCATTTGCTGGTAGAAGGTTTGATCGTATCGTCGTATGCGTTAGGTTCAAACAAAACATTTATTTATATCCGCGGCGAATACGCGTGGATTGTTGATATACTGGAACAGGCTATTGCCGAAGCCAAAAACAATGGCTTCCTGGGTAAGAACATCCTGGGCACCGGCTTCGACCTGGAAATTTATGTACAACGCGGGGCCGGCGCTTATATCTGCGGTGAAGAAACAGCTTTGCTGGAATCACTGGAAGGTAAAAGAGGCAACCCCCGCATCAAACCGCCCTTCCCGGCGGTTAAAGGTTTGTGGGACAGCCCAACGGTGGTGAACAACGTGGAAACAATTGCCGCGGTAGTTCCCATCATCAACATCACCGGTGAAGAATACGCCAAGATTGGTGTAGGTAAGTCAACCGGTACCAAGTTGATTTCCGCTTGCGGCAACATCAACAAACCAGGTGTGTATGAAATAGACATGACCATTTCGGTGGAAGAGTTTATATACAGTGATGAATACTGTGGTGGTATTGCCCATGGCAAAAAGCTAAAGGCCTGTATCCCCGGTGGTTCATCCGTTCCCATTCTCCCTGCCAATATGCTGTTGAAAACAGCCAAAGGCGAAAACCGCATGATGAACTATGAAAGTTTATCAGACGGTGGTTTTGCTACCGGTACCATGATGGGTTCGGGTGGTTTTATTGTGCTGGATGAAGACCAGTGCGTGGTTCGTCACACCCTGACGCTGGCGCGTTTTTACCGCCACGAAAGCTGCGGACAATGTTCGCCCTGCCGCGAAGGAACCGGTTGGATGGAAAAGATCCTGAAGAATATCGAGTACGGAAAAGGCAAGAAGAGCGACATCGATCTGTTGTGGGATATTCAACGCAAAATAGAAGGTAATACTATTTGTCCGTTAGGTGATGCTGCGGCCTGGCCGGTAGCTGCTGCCATCCGTCACTTCAGAGATGAGTTTGAATGGCACGTTCAATACCCGAACGCGGCACAGAACAGGAATTATGGCCTGGCGCATTATGCCGATCCGTTGCCGATAGCAAGTGCTCCGAAAGCGTAA
- a CDS encoding 2Fe-2S iron-sulfur cluster-binding protein — MAEEKKLFKVTIDNITVEVEPGTSILNAARMIGGEVAPPAMCYYSKLKGSGGKCRTCLVEVSAGSTADPRPMPKLVASCRTNVMDGMVVKNITSERVQDARKGVVEMLLINHPLDCPICDQAGECHLQDLSYEHGAEATRYEFPRRTFAKHDLGPYIQLHMTRCILCYRCVFTADQLTNKRVHGVLDRGDHAEIATFIEKSLDNDFIGNVIDVCPVGALTDKTFRFKNRVWFLKPEDAHRDCPKCSGKVTLWYRGDEVFRVTGRKDQWGELHDWICNECRFEKKKTSDWVIDGPAKISHHSVISANHYVGTVKPHEALPEVMGGRNPRLLMDIHEVSEVNKPNIDLSKIQGPAHSNDFKKKD; from the coding sequence ATGGCTGAAGAAAAAAAGTTATTTAAGGTAACCATCGATAACATCACCGTTGAGGTGGAACCGGGAACCAGTATCCTGAATGCGGCCCGCATGATCGGTGGGGAAGTAGCGCCGCCGGCTATGTGTTACTATAGCAAACTGAAAGGTAGTGGCGGTAAATGCCGTACCTGTCTGGTAGAAGTATCAGCGGGTTCAACAGCTGATCCGCGCCCGATGCCAAAGCTGGTTGCCAGCTGCCGTACCAATGTAATGGATGGCATGGTGGTAAAGAACATTACCAGCGAACGCGTGCAGGATGCCAGAAAAGGGGTGGTGGAGATGTTATTGATCAATCACCCGCTCGATTGTCCTATCTGCGACCAGGCTGGTGAGTGCCATTTGCAGGACCTGAGCTATGAGCATGGTGCTGAAGCAACCCGTTACGAATTTCCACGCCGTACTTTCGCAAAACATGACCTGGGGCCTTATATTCAACTGCACATGACGCGTTGCATCCTGTGCTATCGTTGTGTATTTACCGCCGACCAGCTTACCAATAAACGCGTGCATGGTGTATTGGACCGTGGCGACCATGCTGAAATTGCCACATTCATTGAGAAATCGCTCGACAACGACTTTATCGGCAACGTAATTGACGTTTGTCCGGTAGGCGCTTTAACCGATAAAACCTTCCGTTTCAAAAACCGCGTATGGTTCCTGAAACCGGAAGATGCACACCGCGATTGCCCCAAGTGTTCCGGTAAAGTAACCCTGTGGTACCGTGGTGATGAAGTGTTCCGTGTAACCGGCCGTAAAGACCAGTGGGGCGAACTGCACGACTGGATCTGTAACGAATGCCGTTTTGAGAAAAAGAAAACAAGTGATTGGGTAATTGACGGACCAGCCAAGATCAGCCATCACTCGGTGATCAGCGCCAACCATTATGTGGGTACCGTTAAACCACACGAAGCCTTACCCGAAGTAATGGGTGGCCGTAATCCGCGCCTGTTGATGGACATTCACGAGGTGAGTGAAGTGAATAAACCGAATATCGATCTGTCGAAGATCCAGGGCCCGGCGCACTCGAACGACTTTAAGAAGAAGGATTAG
- the nuoH gene encoding NADH-quinone oxidoreductase subunit NuoH: MHSALLAIDLFLVIEKLVLIVGIVSISLVIAMYETYAERKVAAFIQDRRGPNRAGPFGILQPLADGLKLFMKEEIIPNTSNRFLFILGPCLAMMAAMMTSAVIPWGGTLNVLGRQVTLQIADINIGILYVFGVVSMGVYGIMIGGWASNNKFSLMAALRGASQVISYELPMGLSLIALLMLTGSLKMSEIVGQQMDSVWNICYQPLGFFIFLVCAFAECNRTPFDLPEAENELNFGYHQEYSSMKLGFYLFAEYINMFISSVVMATLFFGGYDVPFFNDAAHADWGNWLVALQGAVLLAKVCFFIFLFMWVRWTIPRFRYDQLMNLGWKGLIPLALVNMIATAAFILWKSNGYKF; this comes from the coding sequence ATGCATTCTGCTTTATTAGCTATTGACTTGTTTTTAGTGATTGAGAAACTGGTACTCATCGTAGGCATTGTTTCTATTTCATTGGTAATAGCCATGTATGAAACATATGCCGAACGTAAAGTGGCTGCTTTTATCCAGGACCGCAGAGGCCCTAACCGTGCCGGCCCGTTTGGTATTTTACAACCGCTGGCCGACGGGTTAAAGCTGTTCATGAAAGAGGAGATCATTCCTAACACGTCAAACCGCTTTCTGTTCATTTTGGGTCCCTGCCTGGCAATGATGGCTGCTATGATGACGTCGGCTGTAATTCCCTGGGGCGGCACGCTGAATGTATTGGGCCGCCAGGTAACCCTGCAGATCGCAGATATCAATATTGGCATTTTATACGTGTTTGGTGTAGTGAGCATGGGTGTATATGGTATAATGATCGGAGGCTGGGCTTCCAACAACAAGTTCTCGCTGATGGCTGCCTTGCGCGGCGCCTCACAGGTAATCAGCTATGAACTGCCTATGGGCCTGTCGCTCATCGCATTGCTGATGCTGACCGGTTCTTTAAAAATGAGTGAGATCGTTGGCCAGCAGATGGACAGCGTTTGGAATATTTGTTATCAACCGCTGGGCTTCTTTATATTCCTGGTATGTGCGTTTGCAGAATGTAACCGTACACCTTTCGATTTACCTGAAGCGGAGAATGAATTGAACTTTGGTTACCACCAGGAGTACTCTTCGATGAAACTGGGTTTTTACCTGTTTGCTGAATACATCAACATGTTCATCAGCAGCGTGGTAATGGCAACCCTGTTCTTTGGTGGTTATGATGTTCCTTTCTTCAACGATGCCGCCCATGCCGACTGGGGCAACTGGCTCGTGGCTTTACAGGGCGCTGTATTATTGGCAAAAGTGTGCTTCTTCATATTCCTGTTCATGTGGGTACGCTGGACCATCCCGCGCTTCCGTTATGACCAGTTGATGAACCTGGGCTGGAAAGGATTGATTCCTTTAGCCCTGGTCAATATGATTGCCACCGCAGCTTTCATCCTGTGGAAAAGCAACGGCTATAAGTTTTAA
- the nuoI gene encoding NADH-quinone oxidoreductase subunit NuoI: MQALTNRAKAVDRKPMSLVEKLYVVNIAKGMMITLGHFFKKKATISYPEEKRPFSPVFRGLHILNRDEEGRERCTACGLCALACPAEAITMEAAERLPGEENLYREEKYAAKYEINMLRCIFCGLCEEACPKDAVYLSETFAPSNYQRKGFIYGKQDLLIPSPKENPGEYQKAIGNRKGN, encoded by the coding sequence ATGCAAGCATTAACAAACAGAGCCAAAGCAGTTGATCGTAAGCCGATGTCACTCGTGGAAAAACTCTATGTAGTGAACATTGCCAAGGGCATGATGATTACTTTAGGCCACTTCTTTAAAAAGAAAGCAACCATCAGTTATCCTGAGGAGAAACGTCCGTTTAGCCCGGTATTTCGTGGATTGCACATCCTGAACCGCGATGAAGAAGGTCGCGAGCGTTGTACTGCCTGTGGTTTGTGTGCATTGGCCTGTCCGGCTGAAGCCATTACCATGGAAGCGGCAGAACGTTTACCAGGAGAAGAGAACCTGTATCGCGAAGAAAAGTATGCCGCCAAATACGAGATCAATATGCTGCGGTGTATTTTCTGCGGGTTGTGTGAAGAGGCCTGTCCGAAAGACGCTGTGTATTTAAGCGAAACCTTTGCGCCTTCCAACTATCAGCGTAAAGGGTTTATATATGGAAAACAGGATCTTTTGATCCCCAGTCCAAAAGAAAATCCCGGCGAATACCAGAAAGCGATCGGTAACCGGAAAGGAAACTAA
- a CDS encoding NADH-quinone oxidoreductase subunit J family protein, producing MDISQILFYALSAMALGSAIMVVISRNPVHSVLWLIVTFFAISGHYILMNAQFLGIVNLIVYAGAIMVLFLFVIMLMNLNAETEPQKNKWLKLAGVVAGGCLLLVMVAALKQAEVKGQVTMLGTGDIGLIKNLGQALFTDYVVPFEISSVLFLSAMVGAVVIGKK from the coding sequence ATGGATATATCACAAATATTATTTTATGCTTTAAGCGCGATGGCGCTCGGTAGCGCCATCATGGTCGTGATAAGCCGGAACCCGGTACACAGTGTATTGTGGCTTATCGTTACCTTCTTTGCCATTTCAGGACACTATATACTGATGAATGCCCAGTTTTTGGGTATTGTAAACCTGATCGTATATGCAGGCGCCATTATGGTACTGTTCCTGTTCGTGATCATGTTAATGAACCTGAATGCCGAAACCGAGCCGCAAAAGAACAAATGGCTGAAGCTGGCCGGGGTGGTAGCAGGCGGTTGTTTGCTGCTGGTAATGGTTGCTGCCTTAAAACAGGCTGAAGTAAAAGGTCAGGTTACGATGCTGGGAACGGGTGATATCGGGTTGATCAAAAATCTGGGTCAGGCCCTGTTCACCGATTATGTTGTACCTTTTGAGATCAGCAGCGTGCTGTTTTTGAGTGCGATGGTGGGAGCTGTGGTTATTGGAAAAAAATAA
- the nuoK gene encoding NADH-quinone oxidoreductase subunit NuoK, with the protein MLIERYIYLAIALFCIGIVGVLARRNAIIIFMCIELMLNAVNLLLVAFSKMHYAAGVAKNATAGIDGQLFVFFIMVVAAAEVSVGLAIIVMMYRNTHSVDVNFLNRLKH; encoded by the coding sequence ATGTTAATCGAAAGATATATCTACCTGGCTATTGCCCTTTTCTGTATCGGCATTGTAGGGGTGCTTGCCCGCCGGAATGCCATCATCATTTTCATGTGCATTGAGCTGATGTTGAATGCCGTGAACCTGTTGCTGGTTGCGTTTTCAAAAATGCATTATGCGGCTGGCGTGGCCAAAAACGCTACGGCCGGTATAGATGGTCAGTTGTTCGTATTCTTTATCATGGTAGTGGCGGCGGCTGAAGTAAGCGTGGGCCTGGCCATTATTGTAATGATGTATCGCAATACGCATTCGGTAGATGTTAATTTTTTAAACAGGTTAAAACACTAA
- the nuoL gene encoding NADH-quinone oxidoreductase subunit L, whose product MNVLHLVWLVPFFPLVGFLINGLLRKQLSKSLISIIGSGMVLASFVVSVLLFTEVKNGNTYVANLFDFISYGTLSIPFAFQIDQLSSLFLLIITGVGFLIHVYSAAYMHEEREEHYGRYFAYLNLFVFSMLLLVLGANYVIMFIGWEGVGLCSYLLIGYWFKNVEYGNAAKKAFIMNRIGDLGFLIAIFWLLAKLGTVTYTTADGGGVFDLYQKLTKTDIIGITMLLFVGATGKSAQIPLYTWLPDAMAGPTPVSALIHAATMVTAGIYMIARSNILYTMAPQTQSVVAAVGLATALFAATIAIKQNDIKKVLAYSTVSQLGYMFLGLGVGAYTGAVFHVMTHAFFKALLFLGAGSVIHAMHHEQDIRKMGGLSKKLPITHATFLVGCIAIAGIPPLSGFFSKDEILAFAYAKDPLYYYLGVAGAAMTAFYMFRLYFTTFRGTFRGTEEQKHHLHESPAAMTIPLIVLAILAIVGGFIGIPESIMPDAHKLEQFLDPIFQKSNEIKMAALPDHHTEMYLMVISVVLALVMITIAWVKYPKRPELNEPAGFGKVLADKWYIDELYNYAIVKPLQWLSRFMNNFFEKKVVDGMVNGVGRLVNYTSRQVRLLQSGLVGNYVLLMVLSMLAFFVVKFFIKK is encoded by the coding sequence ATGAACGTGTTACACTTAGTTTGGTTGGTTCCCTTTTTTCCACTGGTTGGTTTTCTGATCAATGGTTTGCTCAGAAAACAACTTTCCAAATCGTTGATCAGTATTATTGGCAGCGGTATGGTATTGGCCTCGTTTGTTGTAAGTGTGCTGCTTTTTACCGAGGTAAAAAACGGGAACACCTATGTAGCCAACCTGTTTGATTTTATCAGCTACGGTACTTTATCAATTCCCTTCGCTTTTCAAATAGACCAGCTGTCGTCGCTCTTTTTGCTGATCATTACCGGTGTAGGTTTTCTGATACATGTGTATTCAGCTGCCTATATGCATGAAGAAAGAGAGGAGCACTATGGCCGGTATTTTGCTTACCTCAACCTGTTCGTGTTCTCCATGTTGTTGCTCGTACTGGGCGCCAACTATGTGATCATGTTCATTGGCTGGGAAGGTGTTGGTTTATGCTCTTACTTACTCATCGGTTACTGGTTCAAGAACGTTGAATATGGTAACGCGGCCAAAAAGGCCTTTATCATGAACCGCATTGGTGACCTGGGTTTTCTGATCGCCATCTTCTGGCTCCTTGCCAAACTGGGCACCGTTACATATACTACAGCCGACGGCGGCGGAGTGTTTGATCTTTATCAAAAATTAACAAAGACTGATATTATCGGTATCACCATGTTACTGTTTGTAGGTGCTACCGGTAAAAGTGCACAGATACCTTTATATACCTGGCTGCCGGATGCGATGGCAGGTCCAACCCCGGTTTCGGCGTTGATCCACGCTGCTACGATGGTAACAGCCGGTATTTATATGATTGCGCGCAGCAACATTTTGTACACTATGGCGCCTCAAACCCAAAGTGTGGTAGCGGCGGTTGGTTTGGCTACTGCATTATTTGCGGCTACGATTGCCATCAAACAAAACGATATTAAAAAAGTACTGGCTTACAGTACGGTGAGCCAGTTAGGTTATATGTTCCTGGGTTTAGGTGTGGGCGCTTACACCGGGGCCGTGTTCCATGTAATGACGCACGCCTTCTTTAAAGCCCTGTTGTTCCTGGGTGCAGGTTCGGTAATTCATGCCATGCATCATGAGCAGGATATCCGTAAAATGGGTGGTTTGTCAAAGAAACTGCCTATTACTCATGCTACTTTCCTGGTTGGTTGTATTGCCATTGCCGGTATACCTCCTTTAAGTGGTTTCTTTTCAAAAGACGAAATTTTAGCATTCGCATACGCCAAAGACCCCTTGTATTATTACCTGGGTGTTGCCGGCGCTGCCATGACTGCTTTTTATATGTTCCGTTTGTACTTTACAACGTTCCGGGGTACATTCCGTGGAACCGAAGAGCAAAAGCATCATCTGCATGAAAGTCCTGCTGCCATGACCATTCCTTTGATCGTGCTGGCCATACTGGCTATAGTAGGTGGTTTTATTGGTATTCCCGAATCGATAATGCCAGATGCACACAAACTGGAGCAATTCCTGGACCCAATCTTCCAAAAATCGAATGAGATCAAAATGGCAGCGCTGCCCGATCATCATACCGAGATGTACCTGATGGTTATTTCAGTAGTGCTGGCATTGGTAATGATCACCATTGCATGGGTTAAATACCCCAAAAGACCTGAACTCAACGAGCCTGCAGGTTTTGGAAAAGTACTGGCCGACAAATGGTACATCGATGAATTATACAATTACGCTATAGTAAAGCCATTGCAATGGCTGTCGAGATTCATGAACAACTTCTTTGAGAAGAAAGTAGTGGATGGCATGGTGAATGGTGTTGGCCGTTTGGTGAATTACACCAGCCGTCAGGTGCGCCTGTTGCAAAGTGGTTTGGTGGGCAACTATGTGTTGTTGATGGTGCTGAGTATGCTGGCCTTTTTTGTAGTGAAATTCTTTATTAAGAAATAA
- a CDS encoding complex I subunit 4 family protein, translated as MVPVLLIVIPLVSGLLGFLIKQEKNAKVWALLTSIITMVVSILGIAVLHKPEYLQADVAWLPDLGSRFSLTMDGMSKMLCLLTGIAYPGIFIATWNSTYKNAHQFYALMLLMQTGLMGVFVASDALLFYFFWELALIPAYFLCSIWGGERRVAVTFKFFIYTFVGSLLMLVAIIWVYFHTPDHSFAMSSFYKVNLPGNTQGWLFWLFFLAFAIKIPLFPFHTWQPDTYEQSPTAVTMVLSGIMVKMGVFGILRWLAPVVPVGLWGYGDPAATMCVIGMIYGSILAMQQDDLKRFVAYSSIAHMGLMGMAIFVTSSIGIQGVMIQMFAHGINIIGMWIVVELIERQFHTRKMSELGGLAQKAPSLAIMLVVISLANVALPLTNSFIGEFMMFDGVFGSKSSNYHYIFMVVGGISIILSAVYTLNMLQKVLFGNTSPLTANAHDIKINEKFVLAVLLIGIVVMGVYPKPMIEATRHAVDAIYSKMFVKLP; from the coding sequence ATGGTACCTGTATTGCTGATAGTTATTCCGTTGGTGAGTGGTTTGCTTGGGTTCCTGATAAAACAGGAAAAGAACGCGAAAGTATGGGCATTGTTAACCTCCATTATTACAATGGTTGTTTCCATACTGGGCATTGCCGTGTTACACAAGCCTGAATACCTGCAAGCCGATGTGGCCTGGTTACCCGATCTGGGCAGTCGTTTCTCATTGACCATGGATGGTATGAGCAAAATGCTGTGTTTGTTAACAGGTATTGCTTACCCCGGGATCTTTATCGCAACCTGGAACTCTACTTATAAAAACGCCCATCAGTTTTATGCCCTGATGTTGTTGATGCAAACGGGTTTAATGGGTGTGTTTGTGGCTTCCGATGCCTTGTTGTTCTACTTCTTCTGGGAACTGGCGCTTATTCCTGCTTACTTCCTGTGCTCCATCTGGGGTGGCGAAAGAAGAGTGGCCGTTACCTTCAAATTCTTTATATACACTTTTGTTGGCTCATTGCTGATGCTGGTGGCTATCATCTGGGTATACTTTCATACCCCCGATCATTCATTTGCCATGAGTTCTTTTTACAAAGTGAACCTGCCTGGTAACACGCAAGGCTGGTTATTCTGGTTGTTCTTCCTGGCGTTTGCCATTAAAATACCTTTATTCCCCTTTCATACCTGGCAGCCCGATACCTATGAGCAATCGCCTACAGCGGTTACGATGGTATTGAGCGGCATCATGGTTAAAATGGGGGTGTTTGGTATCCTGCGCTGGTTAGCACCGGTGGTGCCTGTTGGCTTGTGGGGCTATGGTGACCCTGCTGCCACCATGTGCGTGATCGGGATGATCTATGGTTCTATTCTTGCCATGCAGCAGGACGACCTGAAACGTTTTGTGGCTTATTCTTCCATTGCCCACATGGGATTGATGGGAATGGCCATATTCGTTACCTCTTCTATTGGTATACAGGGCGTAATGATCCAGATGTTCGCCCACGGTATCAATATCATCGGAATGTGGATTGTGGTAGAACTGATAGAGCGTCAGTTTCATACCCGTAAGATGAGTGAGCTGGGCGGCCTGGCGCAAAAGGCGCCTTCACTGGCCATTATGCTGGTAGTGATATCGCTGGCCAATGTAGCCCTGCCGCTTACCAATTCCTTTATTGGTGAGTTTATGATGTTTGATGGTGTATTCGGATCAAAATCATCTAACTATCATTACATATTTATGGTAGTGGGTGGTATCAGTATCATTCTGTCGGCCGTATATACTTTAAATATGTTGCAGAAAGTATTGTTTGGCAACACCAGCCCTTTAACTGCAAATGCTCATGATATAAAGATCAATGAGAAATTTGTGCTGGCTGTGCTGCTGATCGGCATTGTAGTAATGGGTGTTTATCCCAAGCCAATGATTGAAGCAACAAGGCATGCGGTAGATGCCATTTACTCAAAAATGTTTGTCAAATTACCATAA